TTCCTGTAATGGTGTTTATATTGAATTCAAACATAGGTTTGTATAGCGAATAACATTGAATTGCTCTTTATGACATGAATTGGCACCAAAAGTACTTGCCTGTTGTCCCGGTGCAATTTTGAGAATGTTAGAAGTTGTCCAACATCGTTTATGAGATGGGCAAATTGCTAGAATATAACCAGTCAGATAACTCCATTAGTATGAAATCTTTTGGGAATGACCCAAAAACAAATTTGTGCGGGCACGGCCCAAAGCGGacatactaatgtggagttaggcatgctcagcaagcccaacaagtggtatcagggTTATGGTTATAGCGGTCCAGAACAATCTCATATGGGCTCCTGGTTGGGCCTAGGAAGCGGCAAATGGGTTATCTCATGATGGACTTAAGGAAAAGGCAGGTGGGCCTTCTGataactccattagtatgagATCTTTTGGGAGTgactcaaaaataaatttgtGTGGATTCGGCCCAAAACGGATAATGTCATACTAATATGGAGTTAGAAATGCTCATCAAGCACAACAAAGAATGAACATAAGATTTGAGCACGAAGAAGTAAGAATTTTTTAGGATACATGCCATATATTTCACCCTGAACAAATTCAAGTATGTATTCATAAGCAATGAAATTACAATTTTACCATTAAAAAATTATCAAGTTTCTCTTTTTTATGTATTAAAAACAAAATACGAAAAAGATAACTTGATCAATTTTAATCTTCTAGGGTAGAAATGTAAGAAGTGGCATTCAGAAACAAGCTGTTCTTCCGTTTAGTAGTGGCCCCAAAAGTTTCGTCCATGTCCAAATCTTGAGGCTTCATCCCATCAGGAAGTGTCCAGTCAAAGTGATACAACATCTGGGCAAGAGGAAGCTCCACACTAGCTATTCCAAATGATATTCCAGCACACATTCTCCGTCCAGCGCCAAACGGAATAAATTCGTAGTTAGCTCCCATGTAATTAACTGAACTTTCCTCGAATCTCTCCGGGATAAAACTGTTGGCATCAACCCAACATTCGGGATCTCTTCCGATAGCCCATGCATTTACCATGACTTTGGTTCCAACAGGAATAGTGTATCCATCAATTTCACATTCTTTTCTACACTCTCTAGGGAGTAGTAGTGGAACCGGTGGGTGTAAGCGTAGGGTTTCTTTGATCACTAGCTTTAGATAACTCAAACCCTGAATATCAGTTTCTGTTACACTTTTCTTTCCTTTCAGGGCTGTTCTCAATTCTTCTTGTGCCTTCTTCATTGCGCTAGGCTTTTTCATCAACTCCGACATCGCCCATTCTAGCACCGCTGAAGATGTATCAGTTCCCGCAGTGAACATATCCTGATAAGAGATATCAATAATTTATTAATGAGACAAGAAATCAAGATTAATTAGCGGCTTGATCTTTGAAGATTTAGCTCTATAATTTTTTTTCTGTAACTTTGCATTGAAATATATTACTTACCAAAACAATGCCTTGGATGTCATTGGCAGTAACCGGAAATTCAAGTTGCAGAGTTTCATTAACTCTCAGAAGAATGTCGACAAGATCTTCCTCCTCTGCTTCGAGTTTAGTTCCTTTCTCTTTTCTACTAGCCAACTTTTCCTTATGTTCATTAATGATGTAATCGAATATATGATCAAGCTCCCTTCGGACCTTTTGTAATGCAGGCTTCATTCCACTAAGAACTGGAAAAACTAGCATAGATGGAAACAAATCAGCCATGAAAAAACCTGCACCCCAATAGGCTATATTCTCGGTAGCTTCTATGAGTTCATGTTGATACTTGCATCTCTTTCCAATCGTAGACCTACAAGTTATCGAGTTCGCCAAATTAGAAACCTTTTTACTGATATTGACTGGTGATCCTGATGTTGATTGAATGGATTCAATAAGATCCCTTGCCTCCTCCTCTCGAATAGATCGGAAAGACCTAACTTTGTTAGCACTCAAGAGTTCCAAGGTACATATTTTTCGGAATTGTCTCCAGTGATCACCGTAGCGAGCCAAGACAATGTCTCTGCAATTGGACAAGATGATATTGCCAAGTAGTAG
This genomic interval from Apium graveolens cultivar Ventura chromosome 8, ASM990537v1, whole genome shotgun sequence contains the following:
- the LOC141676778 gene encoding cytochrome P450 CYP71D312-like — protein: MAIQIVPLLMFMIFVFMLLNLLKTLIRKSKLPKKLPPGPFKLPILGNLLQVTGALPHRSLYNLSEIHGPLMHLQLGEVSAVVISNPRVAKEVLKTHDLCFSDRPTLLLGNIILSNCRDIVLARYGDHWRQFRKICTLELLSANKVRSFRSIREEEARDLIESIQSTSGSPVNISKKVSNLANSITCRSTIGKRCKYQHELIEATENIAYWGAGFFMADLFPSMLVFPVLSGMKPALQKVRRELDHIFDYIINEHKEKLASRKEKGTKLEAEEEDLVDILLRVNETLQLEFPVTANDIQGIVLDMFTAGTDTSSAVLEWAMSELMKKPSAMKKAQEELRTALKGKKSVTETDIQGLSYLKLVIKETLRLHPPVPLLLPRECRKECEIDGYTIPVGTKVMVNAWAIGRDPECWVDANSFIPERFEESSVNYMGANYEFIPFGAGRRMCAGISFGIASVELPLAQMLYHFDWTLPDGMKPQDLDMDETFGATTKRKNSLFLNATSYISTLED